From Bradyrhizobium sp. AZCC 1610:
CCAAGGTGATCGCCGCCTATCTCGGCGCCGACGAGGAAGAAGCCATCGCCGTGATGGAGAGCGGAACGTGACCGCGTCATCCAAAACTCCCCTGCTCGCGGTCCGCTCGCTGCGCGCGGCCTACGGCAAGATCGAGGCGCTGAAGGGCGTTGATCTCGACATCAACGCCGGCGAGATCGTCGCCCTGATCGGCGCCAACGGCGCCGGCAAGTCGACTCTGATGATGGCGATTTTCGGCCGGCCCCGCGCCCGCGCGGGCCGGATCGAATTCGACGGCCAGGACATTACCGGTGTGCCGACGCATGAGATCGCCAGGCTGCGCATCGCCCAGTCCCCCGAGGGCCGCCGCATCTTCCCGCGCATGAGCGTGGCGGAAAACCTGCAGATGGGCGCCGACGCGACCGATAGCAGCGAGGCCGATCGGGCGAGCGGCCTGGAACGCGTCTGCGCGCTGTTCCCGCGGCTCAAGGAACGCATGACCCAGCGCGGCGGCACGCTGTCCGGCGGCGAGCAGCAGATGCTGGCGATCGGCCGGGCCCTGATGAGCCGGCCGCGCCTGTTGATGCTGGATGAGCCGTCGCTGGGGCTGGCCCCCCTGATCGCGCGGCAGATTTTCGATGCGATCCGGACCCTGAACCGGCAGGACGGCCTGACCGTTCTGATCGTCGAACAAAACGCCAACCACGCGCTGAAACTGGCGCATCGTGGCTATGTCATGGTCAACGGCCTGATCACCCTGTCCGGAACCGGCAGCGAATTGCTGCAGCGCCCGGAAATCCGCGCCGCCTATCTGGAGGGCGGCCGGCGGGGGTAGCGGTCGGGAACGTTCCCCGGATGCTGCGCAGCGCGCCCTTGCGCGGTGCGCAGCTGATCCGGGGTCCATCTCTGGCAGGTCCCGGCTCTGCGGAGCAGCGCTGAAGGAGCGCTGCACCGCGTCCGGGACACGTACTGCGGCAAGATGAGGCGAACCAACCGTGCATTTGCCCGAAAATTGCCGATGACTTCGCGGCAAAATCAGCCGACAATAGGCGCGATTTTCGTACCCGGCCCGCCGGGTGCTTCCCGAAATCGAACTACCCGCGAGGATACCTCATGAAATCACTGAAACTCATCGGCCTGGCATTGGGCGCATCGTTGGCGCTTTCCACCACAGCGCTGGCGCAGGACATCTCCATCGCAGTTGTCGGCCCGATGACGGGCGGCGAATCCGCGTTCGGCCGGCAGATGAAGAACGGTGCCGAACAGGCGGTGGCCGACCTCAACGCCGCCGGCGGCGTGCTTGGCAAGAAGCTGGCGCTGCAGATCGGCGACGATGCCTGCGATCCCAAGCAGGCGCGTTCGGTGGCGGAAAAGTTCGCCAGCGCGAAGATCCCGTTCGTGGCCGGTCATTTCTGCTCGTCGTCGTCGATCCCGGCGTCGGAAGCCTACGCCGACGGCAACGTGCTGCAGATCACGCCGGCCTCGACCAACCCGCTGTTCACCGAGCGCAAGCTCTGGAACGTGGCGCGCGTCTGCGGCCGTGACGACCAGCAGGGCCTGGTTGCCGCCGACTACATCGTCAAGAACTACAAGGGCAAGAACGTCGCCATCCTCAACGACAAGACCACCTACGGCAAAGGCCTTGCCGACGAAACCAAGAAGGCGCTCAACAAGGCCGGCTTCACCGAGAAGATGTTCGAATCCTACAACAAGGGCGACAAGGACTTTAACTCGATCGTGTCCCGCCTGAAGCGCGACAACATCGATCTGGTCTTTGTCGGCGGCTACCATCAGGAAGCCGGCCTGATCCTGCGCCAGATGCGCGACCAGGGCCTCAAGACGGTGTTGATGGCCGGCGATGCCTTGAACGACAAGGAATTCGCATCCATCACGGGTCCGGCTGGCGAAGGCACGCTGTTCACCTTCGGTCCCGATCCCCGCAACAAGGCGACCGCGAAGGCGATCGTCGAGAAGTTCAAGGGCAAGAACATCGATCCCGAGGGCTACACCCTCTACACCTACGCCACGATGCAGGTCTGGGCGCAGGCGGTGGCGAAGGCGAAGACCACCGATCCGAAGAAGGTCATGGAGACCATCAAGGCCGGCGAATGGGACACCGTGCTCGGCAAGCTGGGCTTCGACGCCAAGGGCGACATCAAGGCGATCGACTACGTCGTCTACAAGTGGGACGCCAAGGGCAATTACACCGAGATCAATCCCAAGGGCTCCTGATCCCTTCATAGATCAGAACGTCAAACGCCCCGGCTTGCCGGGGCGTTTTCATTTTGGGTTCCAGATAATTTTCCGGTCACGGGAACAATTAGGTTCCCGCCGCATTGAGGACCGTTGGGCTGAGTTCCATGTCATTGATTCCACGACCTTAACCGTTATTCCAGCTTGATCTGCCGACGGGGCAGCGGTTCTATTTGTGAAATTGCATTATCTCAGCCGAGATTCGTGCGAACTGGCCGAGGAAACACTATGAGTGATTTTTCCCCTGGAGCATCACCCTCCGTTCGCCGGGTCGCCAAGCCCAAACCAGCCACCACCAACGGCACGTTAGACCCGATGCAGGATCTGTTGCACGCACTACAGGCGATGCGCGCGGGCGATTTCTCGGTACGGATGACCGGCGATCACCTCGGTATCGAGGGCAAGATCGCCGACACCTTCAACGAAATCGTCGCCGCCAACCAGCGAATGGCGCAGCAACTCGAGCACGTCGGCCAGGTCGTCGGCCGTGAAGGCAAGACGAGGCAGCGCGTCAAGTTCGACCTCTCGAGCGGCTCATGGGCGGACATGGAAGGCTCCGTCAACACGCTGATCGACGACCTGCTGTGGCCGACTCGCGAAGTCACGCGCGCGGTCGCGGCCGTGGCCCAGGGCGACCTGCTGCAAACCGTGAAACTCGACGTCGACGGCCGCCCGCTGGGCGGTGAATTTTTGCAGTCGGCCAACATCGTCAACACGATGATCAAGCAGCTTGGCGTGTTCACCTCGGAAGTGACGCGCGTGGCGCGCGAGGTCGGCACCGAAGGCAAGCTCGGCGGCCAGGCCCAGGTGCCCGAAGTGACCGGCGTCTGGAAGGACCTGACCGAGAGCGTCAACTCGATGGCCAACAACTTGACCGGCCAGGTCCGCAATATCGCCGAGGTCACCATCGCGGTGGCCAATGGCGACCTGTCGAAGAAGATCACGGTGGACGTCCGCGGCGAGATCCTGCAGCTCAAGGAAGCCATCAACACGATGGTGGACCAGCTCCGCTCCTTCGCTTCCGAGGTGACGCGCGTCGCCCGCGAAGTCGGCACCGACGGCAAGCTCGGCGGCCAGGCCATCGTCCCCGGCGTCGCCGGCACCTGGAAGGATCTGACCGACTCCGTCAACGCGATGTGCGGCAACCTCACCGCCCAGGTCCGCAACATCGCCAACGTCACCACCGCGGTCGCCCGCGGCGACCTCTCGCGCAAGATCACGGTGGACGTCCGCGGCGAAATCCTGGAGCTGAAGGACACCATCAACACGATGGTCGATCAGCTCAACTCGTTCGCATCAGAAGTGACCCGCGTCGCCCGCGAAGTCGGCACCGAAGGCAAGCTCGGCGGTCAGGCCCAGGTCCCCGGCGTCGCCGGCACCTGGAAGGACCTCACCGACAACGTCAACTTCATGGCCTCCAACCTGACGGCGCAAGTGCGCAACATCGCCGACGTCGCGACCGCGATTGCGGGCGGCGACCTCTCCAAGAAGATCACCGTGAACGTCTCGGGCGAAATCCTGCAGTTGAAGGAAACGCTCAACACGATGGTCGACCAGCTCAATGCCTTCGCGGGCGAAGTCACCCGCGTCGCGCGCGAAGTCGGCACCGAGGGGCGGCTCGGCGGTCAGGCCAACGTGCTCGGCGTCGCCGGCACCTGGAAGGACCTGACCGAGAGCGTCAACTCGATGGCGAGCAATTTGACGGCGCAGGTCCGCAACATCGCCGAGGTGACGACGGCGGTCGCCAACGGCGACCTGTCGAAGAAGATCACCGTGGACGTGCGCGGCGAAATTCTCGAGCTGAAGGACACCATCAACACGATGGTCGACCAGCTCAACGCCTTCGCCGGCGAAGTGACGCGCGTGGCGCGTGAAGTCGGCACCGAGGGCAAGCTCGGCGGCCAGGCCAACGTGCGCGGCGTCGCCGGCACCTGGAAGGACCTCACTGACAACGTCAATTCGATGGCCGGCAACCTCACCGCTCAGGTCCGCAACATCGCCGAGGTCGCCACCGCCGTCGCCAAAGGCGACCTGTCGAAGAAGATCACGGTCAACGTGTCAGGCGAAATCCTTCAGCTGAAGGAAACGCTGAACACGATGGTCGACCAGCTCAACGCGTTCGCCGGCGAAGTGACGCGCGTGGCGCGCGAGGTCGGCACCGACGGCAAGCTCGGCGGTCAGGCCGAAGTGCCCGGCGTCGCCGGCACCTGGAAGGATCTGACCGACTCCGTGAACTCGATGGCCGGCAACCTCACCGCTCAGGTCCGCAACATCGCCGAGGTCGCCACCGCGATCGCCGGCGGCGACCTGTCGCGCAAGATCACGGTCGACGTGCGCGGCGAGATCCTGCAGCTCAAGGAAACGCTGAACACGATGGTCGACCAGCTCAACCGCTTTGCGGGCGAAGTGACCCGCGTGGCGCGCGAGGTCGGCACCGAAGGGCGATTGGGCGGCCAGGCCAACGTGCCCGGTGTCGCCGGCACCTGGAAGGACCTCACCGACAACGTCAACTCGATGGCCGGCAACCTGACCGGCCAGGTCCGCAACATCGCCGAAGTCACGACCGCGGTGGCGAAGGGCGACCTGTCGAAGAAGATCACGGTCGACGTCAAGGGCGAAATTCTGGAACTGAAGAACACCGTCAACACGATGGTGGACCAGCTCAACGCGTTTGCATCGGAAGTCACCCGCGTGGCGCGCGAAGTCGGCACCGAAGGCAAGCTCGGCGGCCAGGCCCAGGTGCCTGAAGTGGCCGGCACCTGGAAAGACCTCACCGACAACGTCAACTTCATGGCTTCGAACCTGACCGCACAGGTCCGCAACATCGCCGAAGTCGCCACCGCCATCGCCGGCGGCGACCTGTCGAAGAAGATCACGGTCGACGTCCGCGGCGAAATCCTGCTGCTGAAAGACACCCTCAATACGATGGTCGAGCAGCTTCGCTCGTTCGCCGCCGAAGTGACGCGCGTGGCGCGCGAAGTCGGCACCGAGGGGCGGCTCGGCGGCCAGGCCGTGGTGCCCGGCGTCGGCGGCACCTGGAAGGATCTGACCGACAACGTCAACCTTTTGGCGGCCAACCTCACCACGCAGGTCCGCAACATCGCCGAAGTCACCACCGCCGTGGCCCGCGGCGACCTGTCGCGCAAGATCACGGTCGACGTGAAGGGCGAAATCCTCGAATTGAAAAACACCATCAACACGATGGTCGATCAGCTCAACGCCTTTGCCGGCGAAGTGACGCGCGTGGCGCGCGAAGTCGGTACCGAGGGCAAGCTCGGCGGTCAGGCGCAGGTCCCCGGCGTCGCCGGCACCTGGAAGGACCTCACCGACACCGTGAACTTCATGGCCGCCAATCTGACCGAACAGGTGCGCGGCATCGTCAAGGTCGTGACGGCGGTCGCCGACGGCGACCTGAAGCAGAACCTGACAGTCAAATCGAAGGGCGAAGTCGCAGCCCTTGCCGACACCATCAACAACATGACCGAGACGCTGGCTACCTTCGCCGATCAGGTCACCAGCGTGGCGCGCGAAGTCGGCGTCGAGGGACGCCTCGGCGGCCAGGCCAACGTGCCCGGCGCCGCCGGCACCTGGAAGGACCTCACCGGCAACGTCAACCTGCTCGCCGCCAACCTGACCTCTCAGGTGCGCGCGATCGCCGAGGTGGCGACCGCCGTGACCAAGGGCGACCTGACCCGCTCGATCCAGGTCGACGCCCGCGGCGAAGTGGCCGAACTCAAAGACAACATCAATACGATGATCGGCAACCTGCGCCTGACGACGCAGGTGAATACCGAACAGGACTGGCTGAAGACCAACCTCGCCAGGTTCACCAACATGCTGCAGGGCCTGCGCGACCTCTCCACCGTCGGCCGGCTGCTGCTGACCGAACTGGCGCCGCTGATCAACGCACATATGGGCGTGATCTATCAGACCGAGAATGCCGATAGCCCGCAGTTGCGCCTGCTCTCGGCCTATGCCGGCGATGGGGCCAATCCGCATCCGCAAGTCGTGCAATTCGGCGAGGGGCTGATCGGCCAATGCGCGATGGACAAGCGTCAGCGGCTGGTGGCGGACATCCCGAGCGATACTGCGCCGATCAATTCGGGGCTGTTGCGGGTGATCCCGAAGAATATCGTCGTGCTTCCGGTGCTGTTCGAGAACCAGGTCAAGGCGGTGATCGAACTGTCTTCGATCAGTTCGTTCACGACCTCGCAGATGATCTTCCTCGAACAGCTCACCGACTCTATCGGCATCGTGCTCAACTCGATCGAGGCCACGATGCAGACCGAGGGCTTGCTGAAACAGTCCCAACAGCTCGCCGGCGAACTGCAGACGCAGCAGAAGGAATTGCAGCAGACCAACGAACAGCTCGAACAGAAGGCTCAGCAGCTTGCCGAGCGCAACGTCGAGGTGGAAAGAAAGAACCAGGAAATCGAACAGGCGCGGCGCGCGCTCGAAGAAAAGGCGACCGAGCTTTCGCTGACCTCGAAGTACAAGTCCGAATTCCTCGCCAACATGTCGCATGAGCTGCGCACGCCGCTCAACAGCATCCTGATCCTCGGCCAGCAGCTGACCGAAAATCCGGACGGCAATCTGTCGGCAAAACAGGTCGAATTCGCCCGCACCATTCACGGCGCCGGCACCGACCTGCTCAACCTGATCAGCGACATCCTCGACCTGTCGAAGATCGAATCCGGCACGGTGACGGTCGATGCCGAGGAGATCCTGACATCGAGCCTGCTGGAGACCGTCGGACGGCCGTTCAAGCACGAGGCCGAAAACCGCCATCTCTCGTTCAACATCGATGTCGACGAGAACCTCGCCCGCAGCATGGTGACCGACTCCAAGCGCCTGCAGCAGGTTCTCAAGAACCTGCTGTCGAACGCGTTCAAGTTCACCGCGGAGGGCGGCGTGAAGCTGAACGTATCGGCCGCCGTCGGCGGCTGGAGCGCCGAGCACCCGATCCTCAATAGCGCGCCCGCCGTCGTCGCCTTCGAGGTGACCGACACCGGCATCGGAATTCCGCTGGAGAAACAGAAGCTGATCTTCGAGGCGTTCCAGCAGGCGGACGCCGGCACCAGCCGGAAATACGGCGGCACCGGCCTCGGCCTTGCCATCAGCCGCGAACTCGCGAGCCTGCTCGGCGGCGAAATTCATCTGCGCAGCGCGCCCGGCAAGGGCTCTACCTTCGTGCTTTATCTGCCGCTGACATATTCCGGTCCCACCGTTGCCCCGCGCTCCCCTGCCCCGTCATCCTTCTCCCAGACACCGGCGCTGCAGGGTGCGGTAACCCAGGAGCGGGTCGTCGAACAATTGCCGGACGACCGCCTCGACCTCGCGCCGGGAGATACCATCCTGCTGATCGTCGAGGACGATCCGCATTATGCGCGGGTGCTGATCGATCTGGCGCGCGACAAGGGCTTTAAGGTGCTGGTCGCCAGCCGCGGTGCCGAAGCGCTCGAACTCGCCAAGCAGTTCCAGCCGGCCGCGGTTTCGCTCGACGTATTCCTGCCGGACATGCTGGGCTGGACCGTGCTGAGCCAGCTCAAGCACAATCCGCTGACGCGGCACATTCCGGTCCAGATCATCACGCTCGACGAAGACCGTCAGCATGCGCTGGCGCGCGGCGCGTTTTCCTTCGTCAACAAGCCGACGACGACCGAGGGCGTTAGCGCGGCGCTGTCGCAGATCAAGGAATACGCAAAACCCCGACGCAAGCGCCTTTTGATCGTGGAGGACAATGCCGCCGAACAGATGAGCATCACCGAATTGCTCGGGCACGACGACATCGAGATCCTCACCGCCGACACCGGCGCCGATGCATTGTCCACATTGCGGAACCAGCCGTGCGACTGCGTCGTGCTCGATCTGCGGCTGCCGGACATGAGCGGCTTCGAGGTGCTCGACCGGCTTCGCAACGACGAGCAACTATCGAACGTGCCGGTCGTGGTGTTCACGGGGCGGGAACTATCGGCCGAGGAAGATGCGGAACTTCACACCATGGCGAGGAGCATCGTCGTGAAAGGCGTCGAGTCGCCGGAACGCCTGCTCGACGAAACGTCGCTGTTTTTGCACCGTGTGATCACGGAATTGCCGGTCGAGAAGCAGAGGATGCTCGAAAAGCTCAATAGTTCCGATGAGGATCTCGTTGGCAAAACCGCACTCCTGGTGGACGACGACGCACGTAATATCTTCGCGCTATCGAGCGTGTTAGAACGGCGCGGCATGAAGGTGCTGACCGCGACGACGGGCCACGAGGCCATTGCGCTGGTCGAGTCCAATTCGAATATCGCAATCGTGCTGATGGATATCATGATGCCGCAGATGGATGGATATCAGACCATCGGCGTCATCAGGCAAGACCCGTCCTTCGGCCGCCTTCCGATCATTGCGCTGACCGCCAAGGCGATGAAGGGCGACCGCGAGAAATGTCTCGAAGCCGGCGCTTCGGACTATCTCGCCAAGCCCGTCAATACCGAGCAGTTGCTGCTCGCGATACGAATGTGGTTGCACCGCTGACCGGCGTAAACAGATGATGGACCAAGACAAGGTAAATATTCTTCTGGTTGACGACCAGCCGGCGAAGCTGCTCGCCTATGAGGTCATCCTGAAGGAACTCGGCGAGAATCTGGTCAAGGCTTCGTCCGGGCGCGAAGCGCTCGAGTTCCTGCTCAAGAACGATGTCGCCATCATCCTGGTCGACGTCTGCATGCCGGAACTGGACGGGTTCGAACTGGCCGCGATGATCCGCGAACATCCCCGATTCCAGAAGACGGCGATGATATTCATCTCCGCCATACAGGTCAGCGACATCGACCGGCTGCGCGGCTACGAAATGGGTGCGGTCGACTACGTCCCGGTGCCGGTCGTGCCGGAGGTGTTGCGCGCCAAGATCAAGGTTTTTGCGGAGCTCTATCGCAAGACGCGCCAACTCGAGCGCCTCAACGTCGAGCTCGAAGACCGCGTTCGCGCCCGTACCGCCGAACTGGAGGAATCGCACGCAAGGCTTTTGGAAAGCGAGCAGCGCCGCAGCCTTGCGATCGCCGCCGGAAAGATGGGATCGTGGGACTGGGACTGGGTCAATGGCGACTGGATGTGGGACGAAGGCCAGTATCAGATCCTCGGCATCGATCCCGGCAAGTTCGAACTGACGCCGGCCAATATCCAGGCGCTGTTTCATCCCGACGACGTTCATGAACTGCACGAGGCGTGGGCGAGCTTCGCCCGAGGCGCGAAATCATACGAAGCGGAATTCCGCGTGGTCCGGCCGACCGGCGAGGTGCGCTGGTGCGCGGGAACGGCGGCGGCAAGCATCGACAAGGGCGGCCGTGTCATCCGCGTCAGCGGCGTCACCGTCGATATCACCGAGCGCAAGCAGGCCGAGGAGCGTCAGAACCTGCTGGCGCGGGAGGTCGATCACCGCGCCAAGAACGCGCTGGCGCTGGCGCAATCCATCGTCCGGCTGACGCGCGGCGAGAACGTAAAGACCTACATCCGTTCGGTCGAAGGACGGATCAACGCGCTGGCGCGGGTGCACACCGTGCTTTCGCTATCGAGCTGGCAAGGCGCCGAAATAAGAAGACTGATCGACGAGGAGCTGGCGCCCTATTCCACCGGCGAACAGATCGACTTGTCCGGTCCGGAGGTCCAATTCGAGCCGGCGACGGCTCAGACCGTCGCGCTGGCGCTGCACGAGCTCGTCACCAATTCGGCAAAGTACGGCGCGCTGTCGGCGCTGTCGGGCCGGCTGTCGGTGAGCTGGGAAAACCAGGCAGGCCTTCTCAAGATCACATGGGTGGAGACCGGCGGGCCGCCGGTCGAGAAACCGGTATCGCGCGGGTTCGGAACGCGCAGCGTGATCGCCAGCATCGAGTCGCAGCTCGGCGGCCAGGCCGAATTCGACTGGCGCCCGGAGGGCCTCGTTTGCTGCCTTTCGGTCCCCCTGTCGCAACGGCAGTTTGCCGCCGATCCGGTCCCGCTCCGCGAGATCGCCGTCGACGGCAACGGCTTGCGACGCGCCGAGCGGTAACCGGGCGCTTGAAGCGTCAGCCAGCAATGAAAGCAGACTATTCCGGATGTTCTATCGCGCCGCCGCTACGACGGCACCGGCCGATTGCCGGAGCGCCCCCTGCGCCGCTTCGATCGCGCGCATCAAATCCGGCGGACGAAACGGCTTCTGCAGACAGACAACGCCGGAGAGCTCAGGCGTTTCGGACAGAAAGTCCAGCGCGGTCATTCCTGAAATCGCAATCACGGGCAGGCCCGGCGCGCGCCCGCGCAGCGTTGTGATCAGATCGGAGCCGTTGGTGCCCTGCAGAAAGATATCGACGATCGCGAGATCGAAGCTTGCTTCCTCGAACAGCTTCAACGCGGATGCTGCGCTTTCTGCCTCGACGATTTCGAAATGATGGATGCGCAGCACGATGGAAATCATCGCACGAACGTCAGCCTGATCGTCAACAACAAGCACGCGGGGCATCGAAGTCTCCCGGATCGGTCGTGCAGCAGCTTACGATGAAAATTCGCGGATTTCGGCGGTTCCGCGGGCATTATTCAGCCGGTCGGTAAAGAGGCGGTTACCCCGCCTGTCGAGTTCCCCGCCAGGCTTCGTCAGGTAATATGTAGCCTTGAGTTGATTCCCGCGCAGGCGACGCTAGCGTAGCCTCGGGGCTGCGATTCCAGCGCATCCAAATATCGGCTGGACGTCCTTTCGTCGGCGCGTTGTTTTCGAGCGTTTGAGGCTATTGCCATTTCGAGGCTATTGCCATGGCGTGGTCGCTGCCAGTTTGGCCGGAGACGACAATGGGTGACGAACGCAACATCATCTT
This genomic window contains:
- a CDS encoding ABC transporter ATP-binding protein, with product MTASSKTPLLAVRSLRAAYGKIEALKGVDLDINAGEIVALIGANGAGKSTLMMAIFGRPRARAGRIEFDGQDITGVPTHEIARLRIAQSPEGRRIFPRMSVAENLQMGADATDSSEADRASGLERVCALFPRLKERMTQRGGTLSGGEQQMLAIGRALMSRPRLLMLDEPSLGLAPLIARQIFDAIRTLNRQDGLTVLIVEQNANHALKLAHRGYVMVNGLITLSGTGSELLQRPEIRAAYLEGGRRG
- a CDS encoding branched-chain amino acid ABC transporter substrate-binding protein encodes the protein MKSLKLIGLALGASLALSTTALAQDISIAVVGPMTGGESAFGRQMKNGAEQAVADLNAAGGVLGKKLALQIGDDACDPKQARSVAEKFASAKIPFVAGHFCSSSSIPASEAYADGNVLQITPASTNPLFTERKLWNVARVCGRDDQQGLVAADYIVKNYKGKNVAILNDKTTYGKGLADETKKALNKAGFTEKMFESYNKGDKDFNSIVSRLKRDNIDLVFVGGYHQEAGLILRQMRDQGLKTVLMAGDALNDKEFASITGPAGEGTLFTFGPDPRNKATAKAIVEKFKGKNIDPEGYTLYTYATMQVWAQAVAKAKTTDPKKVMETIKAGEWDTVLGKLGFDAKGDIKAIDYVVYKWDAKGNYTEINPKGS
- a CDS encoding HAMP domain-containing protein — translated: MSDFSPGASPSVRRVAKPKPATTNGTLDPMQDLLHALQAMRAGDFSVRMTGDHLGIEGKIADTFNEIVAANQRMAQQLEHVGQVVGREGKTRQRVKFDLSSGSWADMEGSVNTLIDDLLWPTREVTRAVAAVAQGDLLQTVKLDVDGRPLGGEFLQSANIVNTMIKQLGVFTSEVTRVAREVGTEGKLGGQAQVPEVTGVWKDLTESVNSMANNLTGQVRNIAEVTIAVANGDLSKKITVDVRGEILQLKEAINTMVDQLRSFASEVTRVAREVGTDGKLGGQAIVPGVAGTWKDLTDSVNAMCGNLTAQVRNIANVTTAVARGDLSRKITVDVRGEILELKDTINTMVDQLNSFASEVTRVAREVGTEGKLGGQAQVPGVAGTWKDLTDNVNFMASNLTAQVRNIADVATAIAGGDLSKKITVNVSGEILQLKETLNTMVDQLNAFAGEVTRVAREVGTEGRLGGQANVLGVAGTWKDLTESVNSMASNLTAQVRNIAEVTTAVANGDLSKKITVDVRGEILELKDTINTMVDQLNAFAGEVTRVAREVGTEGKLGGQANVRGVAGTWKDLTDNVNSMAGNLTAQVRNIAEVATAVAKGDLSKKITVNVSGEILQLKETLNTMVDQLNAFAGEVTRVAREVGTDGKLGGQAEVPGVAGTWKDLTDSVNSMAGNLTAQVRNIAEVATAIAGGDLSRKITVDVRGEILQLKETLNTMVDQLNRFAGEVTRVAREVGTEGRLGGQANVPGVAGTWKDLTDNVNSMAGNLTGQVRNIAEVTTAVAKGDLSKKITVDVKGEILELKNTVNTMVDQLNAFASEVTRVAREVGTEGKLGGQAQVPEVAGTWKDLTDNVNFMASNLTAQVRNIAEVATAIAGGDLSKKITVDVRGEILLLKDTLNTMVEQLRSFAAEVTRVAREVGTEGRLGGQAVVPGVGGTWKDLTDNVNLLAANLTTQVRNIAEVTTAVARGDLSRKITVDVKGEILELKNTINTMVDQLNAFAGEVTRVAREVGTEGKLGGQAQVPGVAGTWKDLTDTVNFMAANLTEQVRGIVKVVTAVADGDLKQNLTVKSKGEVAALADTINNMTETLATFADQVTSVAREVGVEGRLGGQANVPGAAGTWKDLTGNVNLLAANLTSQVRAIAEVATAVTKGDLTRSIQVDARGEVAELKDNINTMIGNLRLTTQVNTEQDWLKTNLARFTNMLQGLRDLSTVGRLLLTELAPLINAHMGVIYQTENADSPQLRLLSAYAGDGANPHPQVVQFGEGLIGQCAMDKRQRLVADIPSDTAPINSGLLRVIPKNIVVLPVLFENQVKAVIELSSISSFTTSQMIFLEQLTDSIGIVLNSIEATMQTEGLLKQSQQLAGELQTQQKELQQTNEQLEQKAQQLAERNVEVERKNQEIEQARRALEEKATELSLTSKYKSEFLANMSHELRTPLNSILILGQQLTENPDGNLSAKQVEFARTIHGAGTDLLNLISDILDLSKIESGTVTVDAEEILTSSLLETVGRPFKHEAENRHLSFNIDVDENLARSMVTDSKRLQQVLKNLLSNAFKFTAEGGVKLNVSAAVGGWSAEHPILNSAPAVVAFEVTDTGIGIPLEKQKLIFEAFQQADAGTSRKYGGTGLGLAISRELASLLGGEIHLRSAPGKGSTFVLYLPLTYSGPTVAPRSPAPSSFSQTPALQGAVTQERVVEQLPDDRLDLAPGDTILLIVEDDPHYARVLIDLARDKGFKVLVASRGAEALELAKQFQPAAVSLDVFLPDMLGWTVLSQLKHNPLTRHIPVQIITLDEDRQHALARGAFSFVNKPTTTEGVSAALSQIKEYAKPRRKRLLIVEDNAAEQMSITELLGHDDIEILTADTGADALSTLRNQPCDCVVLDLRLPDMSGFEVLDRLRNDEQLSNVPVVVFTGRELSAEEDAELHTMARSIVVKGVESPERLLDETSLFLHRVITELPVEKQRMLEKLNSSDEDLVGKTALLVDDDARNIFALSSVLERRGMKVLTATTGHEAIALVESNSNIAIVLMDIMMPQMDGYQTIGVIRQDPSFGRLPIIALTAKAMKGDREKCLEAGASDYLAKPVNTEQLLLAIRMWLHR
- a CDS encoding sensor histidine kinase produces the protein MDQDKVNILLVDDQPAKLLAYEVILKELGENLVKASSGREALEFLLKNDVAIILVDVCMPELDGFELAAMIREHPRFQKTAMIFISAIQVSDIDRLRGYEMGAVDYVPVPVVPEVLRAKIKVFAELYRKTRQLERLNVELEDRVRARTAELEESHARLLESEQRRSLAIAAGKMGSWDWDWVNGDWMWDEGQYQILGIDPGKFELTPANIQALFHPDDVHELHEAWASFARGAKSYEAEFRVVRPTGEVRWCAGTAAASIDKGGRVIRVSGVTVDITERKQAEERQNLLAREVDHRAKNALALAQSIVRLTRGENVKTYIRSVEGRINALARVHTVLSLSSWQGAEIRRLIDEELAPYSTGEQIDLSGPEVQFEPATAQTVALALHELVTNSAKYGALSALSGRLSVSWENQAGLLKITWVETGGPPVEKPVSRGFGTRSVIASIESQLGGQAEFDWRPEGLVCCLSVPLSQRQFAADPVPLREIAVDGNGLRRAER
- a CDS encoding response regulator, which produces MPRVLVVDDQADVRAMISIVLRIHHFEIVEAESAASALKLFEEASFDLAIVDIFLQGTNGSDLITTLRGRAPGLPVIAISGMTALDFLSETPELSGVVCLQKPFRPPDLMRAIEAAQGALRQSAGAVVAAAR